A single window of Mycolicibacterium aurum DNA harbors:
- a CDS encoding TMEM165/GDT1 family protein has product MFAALLLSFAVIFVAELGDKTQLVAMMFALRYRWWVVLSAIAVATTAVHVLSVAIGHYLGAALPTHLLGLIAGAMFIFFGLWTLRGDSLSDEEASRAAKATAPAFFVVTSAFVLAELGDKTMLATITLAADNNWLGVWIGSTIGMVAADGLAILVGAVAGKHLPERLIQITAAALFLLFGAYMLLENTFQSAPVALVGGIALALVLAFGGILLALPDRRRPAVLRSTVVHDSDDRELDTDHSPESEIGASRRPSE; this is encoded by the coding sequence GTGTTCGCCGCACTGCTGCTGAGTTTCGCCGTCATTTTCGTCGCCGAGCTGGGGGACAAGACCCAGCTCGTCGCGATGATGTTCGCGCTTCGGTACCGGTGGTGGGTGGTGCTGTCGGCGATCGCCGTCGCGACCACCGCGGTGCACGTCCTGTCGGTGGCGATCGGCCACTACCTCGGGGCGGCGCTGCCCACGCATCTGCTCGGGCTCATCGCCGGCGCGATGTTCATCTTCTTCGGGCTGTGGACACTGCGCGGTGACAGCCTCTCCGACGAGGAGGCCTCACGAGCCGCCAAAGCCACCGCACCGGCATTCTTCGTGGTCACCTCGGCGTTCGTGCTCGCCGAACTCGGCGACAAGACCATGCTCGCGACCATCACCCTCGCCGCGGACAACAACTGGCTCGGCGTCTGGATCGGCTCGACCATCGGTATGGTCGCCGCGGACGGGCTGGCCATCCTGGTCGGGGCCGTTGCAGGCAAGCATCTCCCCGAACGGCTGATCCAGATCACCGCTGCGGCGTTGTTCCTGTTGTTCGGGGCCTACATGCTGCTGGAGAACACCTTCCAGTCCGCGCCTGTGGCTCTGGTCGGCGGCATCGCGCTGGCGCTCGTGCTGGCATTCGGTGGCATCCTGCTGGCTCTGCCCGACCGCCGTCGACCCGCGGTGCTGCGCAGCACAGTGGTCCACGACAGCGATGACCGGGAACTCGACACCGATCATTCGCCGGAGAGCGAGATCGGTGCGTCCCGCCGCCCTTCGGAGTGA
- a CDS encoding DoxX family protein, whose protein sequence is MNGPATTFLAAMTVARLIANTGIAIADLGRARFVLANSAEVGVPARWIPRLAALKLAGAAGLLLGLLAVPWLGLAAATGLVMFFIGAVGVHVRTKVFHNLAFPVTFLLLAVAACVYFAGAVAWPGE, encoded by the coding sequence ATGAACGGCCCAGCGACGACGTTTCTTGCGGCGATGACCGTCGCACGCCTGATCGCCAACACCGGCATCGCCATAGCGGACCTCGGCCGTGCCAGGTTCGTGTTGGCGAACTCGGCGGAGGTGGGCGTACCCGCCCGGTGGATCCCTCGCCTGGCGGCGCTGAAGCTTGCGGGAGCGGCCGGGTTGCTTCTCGGTCTCCTCGCAGTACCGTGGCTGGGCCTGGCGGCCGCGACCGGACTGGTGATGTTCTTCATCGGGGCAGTTGGCGTGCACGTACGGACGAAGGTGTTTCACAACCTGGCGTTTCCGGTGACGTTCCTGCTCCTGGCTGTGGCTGCATGTGTGTACTTCGCCGGTGCGGTTGCCTGGCCAGGTGAATGA
- a CDS encoding sigma-70 family RNA polymerase sigma factor gives MTLNDFVAERGRLISIAHRILGSVHDAEDAVQTAWLHVQAASDRGVDNAPAWLTTVVTRVCLDQLRDRRRRDILARRAESVPDVELAADEEILVREDVSRALMVLLDRLTAPQRVAFVLHDLFAVPFDHIAAILGTTPANAKKHASRARGRVRPDQTAVAPGDDAQHQKVVSAFMDAAAGGDIARMVELMAPDCVRVVDDTLVPAGTPTRVSGAAAVAEETRNFVDRIRSSEPMRVNGRTARVIAPGGHALAVVDVDTHAGVVTGIAIRPVAATDVLEAAVDQACGKCDL, from the coding sequence ATGACGCTGAATGACTTCGTGGCCGAACGCGGCCGCCTGATCTCCATCGCCCACCGGATCCTGGGATCGGTGCACGACGCCGAGGACGCGGTGCAGACGGCGTGGCTGCACGTCCAGGCGGCGTCCGACCGCGGGGTCGACAATGCGCCGGCGTGGCTGACCACCGTCGTCACCCGGGTGTGTCTGGACCAGTTGCGTGACCGTAGGCGCCGCGACATCCTGGCCCGACGGGCCGAGTCGGTGCCTGATGTCGAACTGGCGGCCGACGAGGAGATCCTGGTCCGCGAGGACGTCTCACGTGCACTGATGGTGCTCCTCGACCGGTTGACGGCACCGCAACGTGTTGCCTTCGTGCTGCACGACCTGTTCGCGGTGCCGTTCGATCACATCGCCGCGATCCTGGGTACAACGCCCGCCAACGCCAAGAAGCACGCGAGCCGGGCACGCGGCCGCGTGCGACCCGACCAGACTGCGGTGGCGCCCGGCGACGACGCGCAGCACCAGAAGGTCGTCTCGGCCTTCATGGACGCCGCCGCGGGCGGCGACATCGCGCGCATGGTCGAGTTGATGGCACCCGACTGCGTGCGGGTGGTCGACGACACCCTGGTTCCCGCCGGCACCCCGACCCGGGTGTCCGGCGCCGCCGCCGTCGCCGAGGAGACCCGGAACTTCGTCGACCGCATCCGGTCCAGCGAACCGATGCGCGTCAACGGGCGCACCGCCCGCGTCATCGCGCCCGGAGGACATGCCCTGGCCGTCGTCGACGTCGACACCCATGCGGGCGTCGTCACCGGCATCGCCATCCGGCCAGTGGCGGCGACCGACGTCCTGGAAGCGGCGGTGGATCAGGCCTGCGGGAAGTGCGACTTGTAG
- a CDS encoding acetamidase/formamidase family protein → MTDARQAAEALWTGLGRRDFMRAVAAVSAGAGVAGVASACSSGTPSSQSPSATSSSFSILQPGAGDPVGDHYVQSLPDEVLWGYVPTVHAAPVMRMASGQTVTFDAVSHEGILEDQGRNPIEYFGGQGVAESDILQDAIAIASDYNRTPRNFDKDGPHIVTGPVFVEGAQPGDVLKIDILQAIPRVPYGVVSSRHGKGALGLTADGAAPAGIALAEVMPPADTDGRPNADPTRYGNVSTFTAVEDGHGIMTYGNAQVRFPLQPFMGMMGVAFSQDTDPTSATANSIPPTVGGGNIDIRLLGEGATFYLPVFAEGALFYVGDPHMAMGDGEVALTAMEGSLRGTYRLSVCKPGSGDAPSVAYRYPFAETAEAWVPIGLSDPDGSIGGQGSDLDIAMRRAVVNALDFLETDRGMDRATAYAYLSAAANFSVSQVVDRTVGVHGQVYKSHFPQA, encoded by the coding sequence ATGACCGATGCCCGACAAGCCGCCGAAGCTCTGTGGACCGGACTGGGTAGGAGGGATTTCATGCGTGCCGTCGCGGCCGTCAGCGCGGGCGCGGGTGTTGCCGGGGTGGCTTCGGCGTGTTCGTCGGGAACGCCCTCGTCGCAGTCGCCGTCCGCGACGTCCTCGAGCTTTTCGATCCTGCAACCGGGCGCCGGCGATCCTGTCGGGGACCACTACGTACAGTCCCTGCCTGACGAAGTGCTGTGGGGTTACGTCCCGACGGTGCACGCGGCGCCGGTCATGCGGATGGCCTCGGGCCAAACGGTGACCTTCGACGCGGTCAGTCACGAAGGCATTCTCGAAGACCAGGGGCGCAACCCCATCGAGTATTTCGGCGGCCAGGGTGTCGCTGAATCCGACATCCTCCAGGACGCGATCGCGATCGCGTCCGACTACAACCGGACCCCGAGAAATTTCGACAAGGACGGGCCCCACATTGTCACCGGCCCGGTGTTCGTCGAGGGTGCCCAGCCCGGTGACGTCCTGAAAATCGATATCCTCCAGGCGATTCCGCGGGTGCCGTACGGGGTGGTGTCGAGCAGGCACGGCAAGGGGGCGCTGGGGCTCACCGCTGACGGGGCGGCACCTGCGGGCATCGCGCTCGCGGAGGTCATGCCGCCGGCCGACACCGACGGCCGGCCGAACGCCGACCCCACCCGCTATGGCAACGTCTCGACCTTCACCGCGGTCGAGGACGGCCACGGGATCATGACCTATGGCAACGCCCAGGTGCGGTTCCCCCTTCAGCCGTTCATGGGAATGATGGGTGTGGCGTTTTCGCAGGACACCGATCCGACGTCGGCGACGGCCAACTCGATCCCGCCCACCGTCGGCGGCGGCAACATCGACATTCGACTCCTCGGCGAGGGCGCCACGTTCTATCTGCCGGTGTTCGCCGAAGGTGCGCTGTTCTACGTCGGCGATCCGCACATGGCTATGGGTGACGGCGAAGTGGCCCTGACGGCGATGGAAGGCTCCCTGCGCGGCACCTACCGGCTCTCGGTGTGCAAGCCGGGATCGGGGGATGCGCCGTCGGTCGCCTACCGCTATCCGTTCGCGGAGACCGCCGAAGCGTGGGTGCCGATCGGGCTGTCCGATCCGGACGGCTCCATCGGCGGGCAGGGCAGCGATCTGGACATCGCGATGAGGCGTGCTGTCGTCAACGCGCTGGATTTCCTGGAGACCGACCGCGGTATGGACCGTGCAACGGCGTACGCCTACCTGTCGGCCGCCGCGAACTTCTCGGTGTCACAGGTGGTCGACCGCACGGTCGGTGTGCACGGCCAGGTCTACAAGTCGCACTTCCCGCAGGCCTGA